Genomic segment of Primulina tabacum isolate GXHZ01 chromosome 11, ASM2559414v2, whole genome shotgun sequence:
TGTGAGTTGAACTGATCTGAAGATCCCTTGAGTTTATAAAGCTAGTGGGTGTTGTAAATTTATATGAGCATTTGATTGGGTAAATGAAtattgacatatcacacacacacgtgaCTCTTGAGTGATtatgaattacataaaaaaatggATCAATCTGAGGCCACTGTCACTATTTGCATATCCATGACTATAGTTGTCAGCGTTTATTCTTGCTTGAGTCTGCATTTCTATTTTTGTTCTtaattttgctcgggactagaaaaagttcaagtttgggagGTTTGATAAGTGAaagaattgcacttaatttatatgttaatgCCTTTTGATCTATGCTGGTTTCGAACAGGATTACGCGTGGTTTTTGTGGTTTTTGTATCGTGCAGGGGATATACAACTAGTTGATGGTTTAGAGCAATTATAGATGTTTTTGAGCGTGAAACTGCGATAGACGAGAGCCGCAGCTGCCAAAACTTGCGCCAGAGCGCTCATTTGTGTGAAacacaagcgcctaggcgctgcccaAGAAGCGCCGCGGCGCATCATTGCCGAAGTATAAGCGCTGAGGCGCTGCCCACACAGCGCTAAGGAacaagcgccgcggcgctaaccTTCATAATTGACGGGCGCCACTTACTCAGCGCCGCAGGCGCTAATGGCGGCTAAACAAGATTAAATGGGCGACTTTATTGTTGATCTAGAAGAAACTTTTGCCACTCTCGTGCATTACGGGATCAAGCTTAACCCTGCCAAATGTATTTTTGGCGTAAAGAGTGGCAAATTCTTTGGATTCATAGTGATAGATCGAGGGATCGAGGTGAATCAGGAAAAAGTCAAGTCCGTGCTGTGTATGTCATCTCCCCGATCTGTCAAAGAAGTACAGAAGCTGACCGAGAGGATTGATTCCCTGTCTCGATTTATATCCCGGTCAGCACACAGGAGTTATCCTTTCTTCCATGTTCTAAGGAAGGCCCAACAATTCGGGTGGGATGAGAAATGTGAACAGGCCTTCCAGGACTTGAAGATTCACCTGGCAGAGCTCCCTGTACTGGTAAAGTCGGAGCCCGGGGAAAAGCTATTTGTTTATCTTTCTACTACGGAGCATGATATCAGCTCggtaataataaaaaaagaggGCTCTGATCAAAAGCTTGTCTACTATGTCAGCCATGCTTAAGAGGCCCCGAGCTCCGTTATAGTGAAATAGAGAAGGTTGCTTTGGCCTTGATCATGACCGCCCGGAAGCTACGACCTTACTTCCTGTCACATCAAATCATTGTTCTTACCAATAGTCCTTTTGGCAGGCTCATGACGCATTCAGAAGTATCCGGGCGGATGATCAAGTGGACAGTAGAGTTGGGAGAATATGACATAGAGTACAAGCCTCGGGTTGCCATCAAAGCACAAGCCTTATCAGATTTCTTATCCGAGATGATTCAACCCGAGGAAGAAGAAGTATGGAGAGTATTTGTGGATGGGGCGTCTAGCCTTGCGGGTTGTGGGGTAGGGTTGTAATAATATCTCCCCCGGGAGAAAAGATTAAATTGGCATTAAGGATCGATTCCCGAGTGACCAACAATGAGGCCGAGTATGAGGCTGTTCTGGCTGGTATCCTAGCTGCCCGGGAAGTCGAAGCTTCCCGGATTATTCTGTACTCTGATTCGCAACTAATCACTCAACAGATAAAGGGCGTATATGAAGCTAAGGATAACAGGATGCTAAAATATCTACAGCTCATTCGAGCCCAAGCAGAAATCTTTGCTgattggagtattgaacaaATACCCCGGGAGGAGAATGATGAGGCAGATGCTCTGGCAAAAATGGCTGCTTCTTTATCAAAAGTTAGCACCCGAGAAGTCTTGCATGTTTCTCGGCTGATCATGTCCaccgaggaagaaatattaccaCTACCCGAGGATTCCTGGATGATACCTTTGATTAAGTTCATTATGAATAATGAACTACCCGAGGACAAGGCTCAAGCTCAAAAGATTAAGAGACAAGctcccaggtttgttctcttaaataatattttgtacagGAGATCATTCCAAGGACCTCTTTTGAAATGTTTATCTAAGAAAGAGGTGGATTATGTCCtccgagagattcatgaagggtGTTGTGCTGAGCATCTCAGAGGAATATCTTTGGCCCAGAAAACAATGCTTGCCGGGTTCTGGTGGCCAACTCTTAGCCAAGATTCTGCTCGGGTGGTCCAGGCTTGTGAGGGATGTCAACATCATTCAAATTTCGGCACAGCCCGGCCACTCTCATGAAGCCTATTTGGGCATCTTGCCCCTTTGATCAGTGGGGCATGGATATTGTAGGTCCTTTCCCAATTGCTCGGACTCAGAAGAAATTTTTGTTAGTAGCTGTTGATTATTTTTCCAAGTGGGTAGAAGCTGAGCCCTTTGCTAAAATCACTGAGcaggaagttttaaaatttttgtggaAGAACATTGTGTGCCGGTTTGGAGTACCCAGAAGACTGATCTCGGACAAGGGAGACAGTTTCAGGGCAAAGAAATTATATCATGGTGCCGGGAAATGAAGATCACTCAGTCTTTCACCTCCGTTGCCTATCCTCAAGCTAATGGCCAAAtagaagttgtcaatagaattattgtacaagcGCTAAAAACCAGGCTACAAGGCAAAGAAAAAGATTGGGTGGAAGAATTACCCAGTATTCTATGGGCTTACAGAACCACtccccgggcacctactcaagaaactcATTTCAGCTtggtatatgattttgaagcagtCCTTCCAGTTGAGATCGGACAAACTTCTTCcagggtagaatcttacccggatAATAATGACCAAAGCCGAGCCATGGAATTAGACTTGGTAGTAGAAAAGAGAGACCGAACGTTCATTCGGATGGAGGCATACAGGAGCCGggttatgaaatcatataacagaAAAGTCCGGATCCGAGACTTCCAAGTAGGGGATCTAGTCATGAAGAAAGTCAACCCTGCTGGGGATGTTGGGAAAATGGAAGCTCGGTGGGAAGGACCTTATAAAATCACCCGCAAATCAGCTCGGGATCCTTTTATTTAGAAGATGCTCAAGGACATCTCCTCAAAAGACcttggaatgtatttaatttaaagaagtaCCATGCATGACAGATGTAATTATTTGATGGAAGAAATAAATGAGAGATATATTTTCTCAAAGAGTGTTATGAATGTTTCTGTTATATTATGCCGGGAGGTACTAGGCCTCGGTTGTTAAagaaaagcccagggcactacaccctggctcggggcaccacaccttgaccattcccaagtcccgggacatgatcccgtgcccaaggctccgtacctttgTTCTtcaaagcccagggcactacaccctggctcggggcaccacacctcgaccattcccaagtcccgggacatgatccccggcccaaggctccgtaccttggttcttaaaaagcccagggtactacaccctggctcggggtaCCACACCTCGATCATTCTAAATCCCGGAGATATGCTCTCTTGACCGATTTTTCCGTGTTTATTATACACACCAAGGTTTTATATCCAGGTTTAAAGGTTGCCTACACCTGGGTCATTGACTAAGTATGAGGCATTTTCTTCATTACAAGGATCAAGACCCGGGTATATATTTGAAGTTACCGGTTAATCCACAACACTTAGAAAAATTTCCTGATTATTTTGTACACCAGCAATGATGTTACCCGAGTTGTCGAAGATTTATCAGGATTTGATTGCAAAAAAGATAAAGGAAAATGGaaattttcattaataaaaGCCTGAAGGCCGAGAGATTACAAgtaaaaacaagaaaataaaaatacaagccTAATCTATATCTACATGTTCAGGCCCTGGCTGTTCCTCTCGGGTTGCCTCCTACTCCTTGCCATCCTTGGGAAGGGATGCAATAGCCAGGCCAAAATCAGGAAAGTTTTCCTTATCTTGGGGCAAAAGTCCGGCTTCCTCAAATTTCTCCCGGCATTTTTCAAAGCCGGTCTGAAAGAGAGGATAGGCCTTGTCTACCACGGCCTTCTTGAACTCGGGAGATTGGAGAAAGGAAGCCTGCCACTTATCCTTATTGTATTCAGCTAGGGCCAAGGAGCTCTCAGCTCTCTCAGCCCGATGCAATTGCACCTCTGCCTGTGCAGAAAGAGCGTGGATCCTCGATTCCGAGACAGACAGAGAGCCTTGCAGACGTTCCTCTCGGACAAGACCTTCATTGATGTCCTCTTGGGCCTTGTCCAAGGTGTTAGCGGACCGGTTACGGTggccgaaagcgcaacggaagtcaaaaatttttaattttaagctcaaattttcggccaccatgtTTGTGTGCAACATTTACATTCAAACACCATACaagtcatacatagggtgttagaaatagttttacctatcaacctcttgaggttgatgaatggcaccaacttcgttgttaaacaacaaagctcttcaatggacgacaagtctacaagcttcctcctccttcaaaattaggcccaccacttgttAGGTAAATCCCTTCttgttttgcactagaaaaacaaGAACATTTTTCAAAGGGAAGATAGTGTtttcaacaaattgaagaacacaaaagtgaaagaaaaattttgagagaaaaatgctCTCAATGTTTCGGCCAAGCTAGCTTAGAATGAGGGagggaagagttgtcttggtagagcaaaaagttgatccaaaaagctagcatgccatgcattattttaatcaaaagtattccccaactcttcacctcccatgcatgttTTGCATGTGGGCTTATAACAATTTacaagggcccatggacttttatttaaattgtctcaaactcatttgagcccaattagactttacttgattttactcaagcccactagttaaataattattcccaattgggctctacaaggcccaatgaaatttaattaatccaacacttgaattaatttaattatttggactctactaggcccactagtgtttaattaattcaacacttgaattaatttaatttagtccataataatgtttatttaaatcacaattttcaaatacattattcacttggccaaattttaatttaggaacacttccataaattaaaatttatatttctctcatagaagtcatacttctatttttctttacgcttataaactcatttataagtcgttcaacacattgaactattttacttctcatcaGGATTTAGAAAgcaagtacttgtgtggccctcaatggttcattgatacaactagccgtgggttcacatctccatgtgattcggactaaacatgtccttatatgagcataccccaattgctccattcttacttatcaactccttgataacaagaacgtcagaactcaagtctgataatacccaaccaatcatgttaaacgcctagcagcatcgcttacatgattccctaggtatcaaatgatagtgcctgcaagaaccattcaattatggttagcgtacagtacggtcccttcaactcatatatcccgaccgattcgacaaccattggtatatcgagagttgtcaatgaatcgatactatgtgtcatgtcgtagttgcatcgatggtgtaatctatgaaacccctttcataattaccaccatactctgatcagagatttcaacctacatacacatgataacacataggatatccatacccgaaggtaagcggtgaatccccgactacaatgcatcgactcctatgtgtttcgacagaacacccaactttgccacctgatgaccccttgagagtcggtaaacaagtcaaagtgtaattctagcacatagagtctcaatgttgtcccgggtcataaggactaatggtgtacaaccataaactaggacgtttccactcgataagtgagaaccacttggaaagtcctttatggagggttgttcagtgcactctaccaggagcacctatctgcatgctcggacatcacaatgtcccctaccaatgaaacatggtactcacatcgcagatactagtctctaactcaagcggcctatatccttcttattggcggctgaatcgactaggaaccgtttagaatatacagtattccaaatatgagtttcatgatactcatcatatgagcatctcatattctttctactatttgtatattcaaggactttatctatgcaactagcatgggtatacagataaagatgcgccaatataataaattcaaatattattaaaataaagatcgtttatacatagagtttcatcgtgaacactcggccaacacttggctcgacgtgcacgtactctaacaatctcccacttgcactagagccaactacccatatacttcaaacccattgattcgcgatgcttctcgaatgaTGGTcctggtaaaggcttagttagtggatcagcaacattatctgcggagccgactttgtcgatcgacacttctcctcgttccacaatctctcggaggatgtggtactttctcaatacatgtttggacttctgatgagaccttggctcct
This window contains:
- the LOC142519653 gene encoding uncharacterized protein LOC142519653 is translated as MKITQSFTSVAYPQANGQIEVVNRIIVQALKTRLQGKEKDWVEELPSILWAYRTTPRAPTQETHFSLVYDFEAVLPVEIGQTSSRVESYPDNNDQSRAMELDLVVEKRDRTFIRMEAYRSRVMKSYNRKVRIRDFQVGDLVMKKVNPAGDVGKMEARWEGPYKITRKSARDPFI